The following proteins come from a genomic window of Candidatus Palauibacter soopunensis:
- a CDS encoding solute carrier family 23 protein: protein MAGSGPGLARQDVRFEPDERPPLPMAAGLGVQYALICLASIVLTPTVMITVAGGSAEYLSWAVFAALVISGVTTAIQARRVGRIGAGYVLIMGSTSAFIAVSVTAIEQGGPGMLAVLIIASSMVQFLLASRMALLRRVFTPTVAGTVLILIPVTLTPMILRKLAEVPAGAPLAAGPVVAGVTLAVTVLVPLRFSGALRLWAPALGIVAGSLVAGLGFGIYDMSTVYEAHWIGLPDLAYPGVDLSFRPEFWALLPSFLMVTLVSAMDTLGDAIAIQRVSWRRPRAIDFRSIQGAIAADGAGNLLSGLAGTVPNTTYGVGIAVAELTGVTSRAIGICVGVVFAAFAFLPKLLALIIAIPGPVVAAYFIVVVALIFVFGMKILLQEGLDYRNGLVVGVAFWLGIVFQFDWIYPEHITGAWEEFLGNGMTVGGITVILLTIFAEVTGGRRHRLKTRLSDDTWSEVDAFLVKFAARRGWDEEMETRLRAVGEETMQILGRAEAETDADDARSLLLIASSDGPAADLEFIATTEEKNVEDQLAMLSEVAAGVPVEAETPLRLLRHYASSIRHQQYHDIDILTIRVESGPQVAGDF, encoded by the coding sequence ATGGCGGGTTCCGGCCCCGGGCTCGCCCGGCAGGACGTGCGGTTCGAGCCGGACGAGCGTCCCCCGCTCCCCATGGCCGCCGGACTCGGCGTCCAGTACGCACTCATCTGCCTCGCCAGCATCGTCCTCACGCCGACGGTCATGATCACGGTGGCGGGCGGCAGCGCCGAATACCTGTCGTGGGCGGTGTTCGCGGCGCTCGTGATCAGCGGCGTCACGACGGCGATCCAGGCGCGCAGAGTGGGACGGATCGGCGCCGGCTACGTGCTCATCATGGGAAGCACGAGCGCCTTCATCGCGGTGAGCGTCACCGCCATCGAGCAGGGCGGGCCGGGCATGCTTGCGGTGCTCATCATTGCCTCCTCCATGGTCCAGTTCCTTCTCGCGTCCCGGATGGCGCTCCTGCGCCGGGTCTTCACGCCCACCGTGGCGGGCACGGTGCTGATCTTGATCCCGGTGACGCTCACCCCGATGATCCTGCGGAAGCTCGCGGAGGTGCCGGCCGGCGCCCCGCTGGCCGCGGGTCCGGTCGTGGCCGGCGTGACGCTGGCGGTCACGGTCCTGGTTCCGCTTCGGTTCTCCGGCGCCCTTCGGCTCTGGGCCCCGGCCCTCGGGATCGTCGCCGGATCTCTCGTCGCCGGTCTCGGGTTCGGGATCTACGACATGTCCACCGTCTACGAAGCGCACTGGATCGGCCTGCCGGACCTGGCGTACCCCGGTGTCGACTTGAGCTTCCGCCCCGAGTTCTGGGCTCTGCTGCCGTCCTTCCTCATGGTGACGCTCGTAAGCGCGATGGACACGCTCGGCGACGCGATCGCGATTCAGCGAGTCTCCTGGCGCAGGCCCCGCGCGATCGACTTCCGCTCCATCCAGGGCGCGATCGCCGCCGACGGCGCGGGCAACCTCCTCTCCGGTCTGGCGGGGACCGTCCCCAACACGACCTACGGCGTGGGCATCGCCGTCGCCGAACTGACGGGCGTCACCTCCCGCGCCATCGGCATCTGCGTCGGCGTCGTCTTCGCGGCATTCGCCTTCCTGCCGAAGCTGCTCGCCCTCATTATCGCGATCCCCGGCCCCGTCGTGGCGGCGTACTTCATCGTGGTCGTGGCGCTGATCTTCGTCTTCGGGATGAAGATCCTGCTCCAGGAGGGGCTGGATTACCGCAACGGCCTCGTGGTCGGCGTCGCCTTCTGGCTGGGGATCGTCTTCCAGTTCGACTGGATCTACCCGGAGCATATCACGGGGGCCTGGGAGGAATTCCTCGGCAACGGCATGACGGTCGGCGGCATCACGGTGATCCTGCTCACCATCTTCGCGGAGGTCACGGGGGGGCGTCGCCACCGCCTCAAGACACGGTTGTCGGACGACACGTGGTCGGAAGTCGACGCCTTCCTGGTGAAGTTCGCGGCGCGCAGGGGCTGGGACGAGGAGATGGAAACGCGTCTGCGCGCGGTGGGCGAGGAGACGATGCAGATCCTCGGCCGCGCGGAGGCCGAAACCGACGCCGATGATGCGCGAAGCCTGCTGCTCATCGCGAGCAGCGATGGCCCCGCGGCGGATCTCGAGTTCATCGCGACGACGGAGGAGAAGAACGTCGAGGATCAGCTGGCGATGCTCAGCGAGGTGGCCGCGGGTGTCCCCGTCGAAGCGGAGACCCCGCTGCGGCTGCTGCGGCACTACGCCTCCTCGATTCGCCACCAGCAGTACCACGACATCGACATCCTGACGATCCGCGTGGAGTCCGGCCCCCAGGTCGCCGGCGACTTCTAG
- a CDS encoding zinc-binding dehydrogenase, whose translation MSQRASVMTGPERPLEIRDFDDPELESGETWLEIEASEVCGTDVHLHHGRLAGVPWPIIPGHVSVGRIRETRGPGVDAAGRPLAEGDTVTFFDVVGTCHRCFYCSAARQPNLCPHRRVYGITFSAREGLLGGWATSMRLTADTSIFKLPEGLETADVIGGGCGLFTGFGAVERSELRPGDTVVVQGSGPVGLAAAAFARVRGCGPLVVIGDPDERLDLATAMGADDTLSLNRTSGPDRSATVADLTEGRGADVVIEASGNPAAIPEGFALLRDGGTYVVAGHYTDVGPVSINPHLDINRKHATVKGRWGTELPHVSRALDLLARHRLPFARVIGGEYGLGETGQALADVERLAVTKAIIVPSRDRATPG comes from the coding sequence GTGTCACAGCGCGCGTCGGTGATGACTGGACCGGAACGACCGCTCGAGATTCGGGACTTCGATGACCCCGAACTCGAATCGGGCGAGACGTGGCTGGAGATCGAGGCGAGCGAGGTGTGCGGGACGGATGTCCATCTCCATCACGGACGACTCGCGGGCGTGCCCTGGCCGATCATCCCGGGGCACGTGAGCGTGGGACGCATCCGGGAGACGAGAGGCCCGGGGGTCGACGCCGCCGGGCGGCCGCTGGCGGAGGGGGACACCGTCACCTTTTTCGACGTGGTGGGCACGTGCCATCGCTGCTTCTACTGCTCCGCGGCCCGGCAGCCGAACCTGTGCCCGCACCGCCGCGTCTACGGCATCACGTTCAGCGCTCGCGAAGGACTGCTCGGAGGGTGGGCGACGTCCATGCGGCTCACCGCCGACACGTCGATCTTCAAGCTGCCCGAGGGGCTCGAGACAGCGGATGTCATCGGAGGCGGCTGCGGGCTCTTCACCGGTTTCGGAGCCGTCGAGCGCTCGGAACTCCGGCCGGGCGACACGGTCGTCGTCCAGGGCTCCGGCCCCGTCGGCCTCGCGGCCGCCGCCTTCGCCCGGGTCCGGGGCTGCGGCCCGCTCGTGGTCATCGGCGACCCCGACGAGCGCCTCGACCTCGCCACCGCCATGGGCGCCGACGACACGCTGTCGCTGAACCGAACGTCGGGGCCCGACCGGTCGGCCACCGTGGCCGACCTCACGGAGGGCCGGGGCGCCGACGTCGTCATCGAGGCGAGCGGCAACCCGGCGGCGATCCCGGAGGGGTTCGCCCTCCTCCGCGACGGGGGCACCTACGTCGTGGCCGGCCATTACACGGACGTCGGTCCCGTCTCCATCAACCCGCACCTCGACATCAACCGGAAGCACGCGACCGTGAAGGGGCGCTGGGGGACCGAGCTGCCGCACGTCTCGCGCGCCCTCGACCTGCTCGCGCGGCACCGCCTCCCCTTCGCCCGGGTGATCGGGGGAGAATACGGCCTCGGAGAAACGGGGCAGGCACTCGCCGATGTCGAGCGGCTCGCCGTCACCAAGGCGATCATCGTTCCGTCCCGGGATCGGGCGACCCCCGGCTAA
- a CDS encoding sialidase family protein — translation MRNRKRARIGRPAGFLAVAALLGGCGGEAERQVSLEAGEVEFDRPPPSGEPYVSVGAGGRAILTWIEPEEGVPALRLAIRGEDGWSEPRTVWASKEMFVNWADFPSSVEMSDGTLAVHWLEKVADAPYAYHVMLALSSDDGMTWTEPFRAHDDDSPTEHGFVSMVPWGDGAGLTWLDARAMAGHAGGGEHVAGGGGGERGAMSVRFRTLAPDGHLGPEVLLDDRTCECCQTALARVGEGLVAAYRDRGESEVRDIAVVRGAGERWTEPAPLSTDGWVIPGCPVNGPQLSGDEEVLTSAWYTGVDGTPQVYAAFSNDGGATFGPRIRVDEGLPLGRVDIERLDDGSAVVVWLEASNNTPRVLARRVDPDGSLGTPLLISETAGERSSGFPRMVRTGDEFLFAWTIPGEGGGVRVRSVRLSD, via the coding sequence ATGCGAAATCGTAAGCGAGCCCGCATCGGCCGCCCGGCCGGTTTTCTCGCCGTCGCCGCGCTGCTTGGCGGGTGCGGCGGCGAGGCGGAACGGCAGGTGTCGCTGGAGGCGGGCGAGGTCGAGTTCGATCGGCCGCCGCCCAGCGGCGAGCCGTACGTGTCGGTCGGGGCCGGGGGCCGCGCCATCCTGACGTGGATCGAGCCCGAAGAGGGCGTGCCCGCGTTGCGGCTGGCGATTCGTGGGGAGGATGGCTGGTCCGAGCCGCGTACCGTGTGGGCGTCGAAAGAGATGTTCGTGAACTGGGCGGATTTTCCCTCGTCGGTCGAGATGTCCGATGGCACCCTCGCCGTCCACTGGCTGGAGAAGGTCGCCGACGCTCCCTACGCGTACCATGTCATGCTGGCGCTCTCTTCGGACGATGGGATGACGTGGACGGAACCGTTCCGCGCGCACGACGACGATTCGCCGACGGAGCACGGCTTCGTGTCGATGGTGCCCTGGGGTGACGGCGCGGGGCTGACCTGGCTCGACGCCCGCGCCATGGCGGGCCATGCCGGCGGTGGCGAGCACGTGGCCGGCGGCGGAGGGGGAGAGCGCGGGGCGATGTCCGTCCGCTTCCGCACGCTCGCCCCGGACGGCCATCTCGGCCCCGAGGTGCTGCTCGACGACCGCACGTGCGAGTGCTGCCAGACCGCGCTCGCCCGCGTGGGCGAAGGGCTCGTGGCCGCGTACCGTGACCGCGGCGAATCCGAAGTCCGCGACATCGCCGTGGTGCGCGGGGCAGGGGAGCGCTGGACCGAGCCCGCTCCGCTGTCGACCGACGGCTGGGTCATCCCCGGCTGTCCGGTGAACGGGCCGCAGTTGAGCGGAGACGAAGAGGTGCTGACATCGGCCTGGTACACGGGCGTCGACGGCACACCGCAGGTGTACGCAGCGTTCTCGAATGACGGTGGCGCGACGTTCGGTCCCCGAATCCGCGTCGATGAGGGGCTGCCATTGGGGCGCGTGGACATCGAACGACTCGACGACGGCTCGGCCGTCGTGGTATGGCTGGAGGCTTCCAACAACACACCGCGTGTCCTCGCCCGGCGGGTCGATCCGGACGGGTCGCTCGGGACGCCGCTTCTGATCTCCGAGACTGCCGGCGAGCGTTCGAGCGGGTTCCCCCGCATGGTGCGGACGGGCGACGAGTTCCTCTTCGCGTGGACGATCCCCGGCGAGGGAGGCGGCGTACGCGTCCGCTCGGTTCGACTCTCCGACTGA
- a CDS encoding alcohol dehydrogenase catalytic domain-containing protein encodes MIAAWIDGGKVRVRDDLPRPVLEPGEALIRVSIAGVCGTDLELLRGYRDFSGIPGHEFVGRVAEGPPEWVGARVVSEINVTCRSRRAGPLCLSCANGRPTHCLQRETIGIHRRDGAFAEWLRAPVANLHRVPQSLPDEAAVFAEPVAAACRVLRQIESEMECDRMTRALVVGAGRLGQLVARVLAIRLPGLEVAGRSERNLARARAAGLAAGPVAAVEEAAYDLVVECSGASAGFAAARRAVRPRGTIVLKSTHKNELPVDTSSIVVDEIRLLGSRCGPFEDALSALRRGDFEVRDLIDERLPLSAAPEAFGRAAEEGVAKVLLVP; translated from the coding sequence GTGATCGCCGCCTGGATCGACGGCGGCAAGGTCCGCGTGCGCGACGACCTCCCGCGGCCCGTTCTCGAGCCCGGGGAGGCCCTCATTCGGGTCTCGATCGCGGGCGTTTGCGGGACGGACCTGGAGCTGCTCCGCGGATACCGCGACTTCTCGGGGATTCCGGGGCACGAATTCGTCGGACGTGTCGCGGAGGGGCCGCCCGAGTGGGTCGGCGCGCGGGTCGTGTCGGAGATCAACGTCACCTGCCGCTCGCGGCGTGCCGGGCCGCTCTGCCTCAGTTGCGCGAACGGCCGACCCACGCACTGCCTGCAACGCGAGACGATCGGCATCCACCGCCGTGACGGCGCGTTCGCCGAATGGCTGCGCGCGCCGGTCGCGAACCTGCATCGCGTGCCGCAGTCGCTTCCGGACGAGGCCGCCGTGTTCGCGGAACCGGTGGCGGCCGCCTGCCGCGTCCTGCGGCAGATCGAAAGCGAGATGGAATGCGATCGCATGACGCGGGCGCTGGTCGTTGGGGCGGGACGGCTGGGGCAACTCGTGGCGCGCGTGCTGGCGATTCGGTTACCCGGGTTGGAGGTCGCCGGGAGATCGGAGCGGAACCTGGCCCGGGCGCGCGCGGCCGGCCTCGCAGCCGGGCCGGTCGCCGCCGTGGAAGAGGCGGCCTACGATCTCGTCGTCGAATGCAGCGGCGCGTCCGCCGGCTTCGCGGCCGCCCGCCGGGCCGTTCGGCCGCGCGGCACGATCGTTCTCAAGAGTACGCATAAAAACGAGTTACCTGTCGACACCTCATCCATCGTGGTAGATGAAATCCGACTCCTCGGCTCCCGGTGCGGACCGTTCGAGGACGCCCTGTCGGCGCTGAGGCGCGGGGACTTCGAAGTGCGCGACCTCATCGACGAGCGGTTGCCGCTTTCCGCCGCTCCGGAGGCCTTCGGCCGAGCGGCGGAAGAGGGAGTCGCTAAGGTGCTTCTCGTCCCCTGA
- a CDS encoding FAD-dependent oxidoreductase, translated as MEPTNVGSPDYYHKVVDCQWACPAHTNVPGYIRLIAQERYDDAYMLNWESNVFPGILGRTCDRPCEPACRRVRVEEKPVAICRLKRVAADLRGDVTPRFPEIPKQKNGKRIACVGAGPASLTVARDLMPLGYEVTIFEKNDRPGGLMWTNIPQFRLPPEVLWEEIDYILDMGVDIRYNAPVESMKWLLEQDFDAVFVGSGAPRGKELRLPGRYDTDHIYIGIDWLESVAFGHTNSIEENVLVIGVGNTAMDCCRTSKRIGGTNVKVMARKSKPYFKASPWELEDAEEELVDIVENHSPTEFVVEDGVLKGMNFDIVEWHENDEGRLVSTKLDEAFFPAEAVILAIGQETAFPWIEDDAGIEFNKWREAVVDKTTFMSTREGVFFGGDAAWGPENIIWAAEHGHQAAISIHAYCNGEDLRKRPPEHMNLVSAKMGLHEWSYSNDYEYAQRRKMRHVRLEERLQSIETEVEEGFDLEQTLTEVERCLNCDIQTHFTGSLCIECDACIDICPLSCLTITHNGEEAELRTRLTAPAENAEQDIYVSEPLPQTARVMVKDEDLCIHCGLCAERCPTAAWDMRTFDLLKPYAGQDAEHPYSGLGIEEMSPGGLVSVTP; from the coding sequence GTGGAGCCAACAAACGTCGGAAGTCCCGACTACTACCATAAAGTCGTGGATTGCCAGTGGGCCTGCCCGGCCCACACGAACGTACCGGGTTACATCCGCCTCATCGCGCAGGAACGGTACGACGACGCCTACATGCTCAACTGGGAGTCGAACGTCTTCCCGGGCATCCTCGGCCGGACGTGCGACCGCCCCTGCGAGCCCGCCTGCCGCCGCGTAAGGGTCGAGGAGAAACCAGTCGCGATCTGCCGCCTCAAGCGGGTGGCGGCCGACCTCCGGGGCGACGTCACGCCCCGCTTCCCGGAGATCCCGAAGCAGAAGAACGGAAAGAGGATCGCCTGCGTGGGCGCGGGCCCCGCGTCGCTGACCGTCGCCCGCGACCTCATGCCCCTCGGCTACGAGGTCACGATCTTCGAGAAGAACGACCGGCCGGGCGGCCTCATGTGGACGAACATTCCCCAGTTCCGGCTGCCCCCGGAAGTGCTGTGGGAGGAGATCGACTACATCCTCGACATGGGCGTGGACATCCGCTACAACGCGCCCGTCGAAAGCATGAAGTGGCTGCTGGAGCAGGACTTCGACGCCGTCTTCGTCGGCTCCGGCGCCCCGCGCGGCAAGGAGCTGCGCCTGCCGGGCCGGTACGACACGGACCACATCTACATCGGCATCGACTGGCTGGAATCCGTCGCCTTCGGGCACACGAACTCAATCGAGGAGAACGTGCTCGTCATCGGGGTCGGGAACACCGCGATGGACTGCTGCCGGACGTCGAAGCGGATCGGCGGCACGAACGTCAAGGTCATGGCCCGCAAGTCGAAGCCGTACTTCAAGGCCTCTCCCTGGGAACTGGAGGACGCGGAAGAGGAACTCGTCGACATCGTCGAGAACCACTCGCCCACCGAGTTCGTCGTCGAGGACGGCGTCCTGAAGGGGATGAACTTCGACATCGTCGAATGGCACGAGAACGATGAGGGGCGCCTCGTCTCCACGAAGCTCGACGAGGCGTTCTTCCCGGCGGAAGCCGTCATCCTCGCCATCGGGCAGGAGACCGCCTTCCCGTGGATCGAGGATGACGCGGGGATCGAGTTCAACAAGTGGCGCGAGGCGGTCGTCGACAAGACGACCTTCATGTCGACGCGCGAGGGCGTCTTCTTCGGCGGCGACGCGGCGTGGGGCCCGGAGAACATCATCTGGGCGGCCGAGCACGGGCATCAGGCGGCGATCTCCATCCACGCGTACTGCAACGGCGAAGACCTCCGGAAGCGCCCGCCCGAGCACATGAACCTCGTGAGCGCCAAGATGGGGCTCCACGAGTGGAGCTACTCGAACGACTACGAGTACGCGCAGCGGCGGAAGATGCGGCACGTCCGTCTGGAGGAGCGCCTCCAGAGCATCGAGACGGAAGTCGAGGAGGGCTTCGACCTCGAGCAGACGCTGACCGAGGTCGAACGCTGCCTGAACTGCGACATTCAGACGCATTTCACCGGAAGCCTGTGCATCGAATGCGACGCCTGCATCGACATCTGTCCTCTCAGCTGCCTCACGATCACGCACAACGGGGAAGAGGCGGAACTTCGCACGCGGCTGACCGCGCCGGCCGAAAACGCGGAGCAGGACATCTACGTGTCGGAGCCGCTGCCGCAGACGGCCCGCGTCATGGTGAAGGACGAGGACCTCTGCATTCACTGCGGACTGTGCGCGGAGCGCTGTCCGACGGCCGCCTGGGACATGCGGACCTTCGATCTGCTCAAGCCCTACGCGGGACAGGACGCGGAGCACCCCTACTCCGGGCTGGGCATCGAGGAGATGTCGCCGGGCGGCCTCGTTTCGGTGACTCCCTGA
- a CDS encoding 2-oxoacid:acceptor oxidoreductase subunit alpha, translating into MKADRVNDFALKIGTVNGTGSASANGLIMQSIFRMGVPVSGKNVFPSNIQGLPTWYEIRVNRSGHVARTPDFDLIVAMNPETYAQDIEELVPGGWLLYDSSWPMADTLRREEVTFLGVPLAEMCVKTFDGGRTRILMKNIAYTGALAALLDIDMDIIRGLLEETFGEKKRHLLEANFEAIRLGYDYAAENFECPLPIRLEGMDATRESILIDGNTAAALGCVYAGATVAAWYPITPSTSLVDAFTAYCRRLRVEDETGRSKAAILQAEDELAAAGITIGAGWAGARAFTATSGAGISLMTEFIGLAYYAEVPCVFFDIERVGPSTGMPTRTQQGDILLCAYASHGDTKHLCLYPKDPAECFEFSVQAFDLAERFQTPVFVLSDLDIGMNDWVVPRFEWDDEYRPDRGKVLDAEALAEIETFYRYLDVDGDGIPYRTIPGEDPKGAYFTRGSGHTKYGKYTEDPDEYQEVIDRIAVKIDNAADAVPPPEIRSRPDARYGLITLGACDGAVREAIERMETEDGLRLDYMRIRGFPFAPEVARFIEAHDLNIVIEQNRDAQLKSLLTLETPASKDRLTSVLRYGGLPLSARHVIAGVKDRLGLAAETAEGVGA; encoded by the coding sequence ATGAAGGCGGACCGCGTGAACGACTTCGCGCTCAAGATCGGCACCGTGAACGGCACGGGCTCCGCGAGCGCCAACGGCCTCATCATGCAGTCGATCTTCCGGATGGGGGTCCCGGTGTCGGGGAAGAACGTCTTCCCCTCGAACATCCAGGGCCTTCCCACCTGGTACGAGATCCGCGTGAACCGGTCGGGCCACGTCGCCCGCACGCCGGACTTCGACCTCATCGTGGCGATGAACCCGGAGACCTACGCCCAGGACATCGAGGAACTCGTCCCCGGCGGCTGGCTGCTGTACGACTCGAGCTGGCCCATGGCCGATACGCTGCGGCGCGAGGAGGTGACGTTCCTCGGCGTCCCGCTGGCCGAGATGTGCGTGAAGACCTTCGACGGCGGCCGCACGCGCATTCTGATGAAGAACATCGCCTACACGGGCGCCCTCGCTGCCCTCCTCGACATCGACATGGATATCATCCGCGGACTGCTCGAGGAGACCTTCGGCGAGAAGAAGCGTCACCTGCTCGAGGCGAACTTCGAGGCGATCCGGCTCGGCTACGACTATGCGGCCGAGAACTTCGAGTGCCCCCTGCCGATTCGGCTCGAGGGCATGGACGCCACGCGAGAATCGATCCTGATCGACGGCAACACGGCGGCGGCGCTCGGCTGCGTCTACGCGGGCGCGACGGTCGCGGCCTGGTATCCGATCACGCCCTCGACCTCGCTGGTCGACGCCTTCACGGCGTATTGCCGACGTCTGCGCGTGGAGGACGAGACCGGGCGGAGCAAGGCCGCGATCCTGCAGGCGGAGGACGAACTCGCGGCGGCCGGCATCACGATCGGCGCCGGGTGGGCCGGGGCCCGCGCGTTCACGGCCACGAGCGGGGCCGGGATCTCGCTCATGACGGAGTTCATCGGGCTCGCGTACTACGCCGAAGTCCCGTGCGTCTTCTTCGACATTGAGCGCGTGGGCCCATCGACCGGGATGCCCACGCGCACCCAGCAGGGCGACATCCTCCTCTGCGCCTACGCCTCGCACGGAGACACGAAACACCTCTGCCTCTACCCGAAGGACCCGGCGGAGTGCTTCGAGTTCAGCGTACAGGCGTTCGACCTCGCGGAACGCTTCCAGACGCCCGTCTTCGTGCTCTCCGACCTCGACATCGGGATGAACGACTGGGTCGTGCCCCGCTTCGAGTGGGACGACGAGTACAGGCCGGACCGCGGGAAGGTGCTCGACGCGGAGGCGCTCGCGGAGATCGAGACCTTCTATCGCTACCTCGACGTGGACGGCGACGGGATCCCGTATCGGACGATCCCGGGCGAGGATCCGAAGGGTGCCTACTTCACGCGCGGCTCCGGCCACACGAAGTACGGCAAGTACACGGAGGACCCCGACGAATACCAGGAGGTCATCGACCGCATCGCCGTGAAGATCGACAATGCGGCGGACGCGGTGCCTCCCCCGGAGATCCGCTCGCGTCCGGACGCCCGATACGGACTCATCACGCTGGGCGCCTGCGACGGCGCGGTGCGCGAGGCCATCGAGCGCATGGAGACGGAAGACGGGCTCCGGCTCGACTACATGCGGATCCGCGGGTTTCCCTTCGCGCCCGAGGTCGCGCGCTTCATCGAGGCCCACGACCTCAACATCGTCATCGAACAGAACCGGGACGCGCAGTTGAAGTCGCTGCTCACGCTGGAGACGCCGGCCTCGAAGGACCGGTTGACCTCGGTCCTCCGTTACGGAGGGCTCCCGCTGAGCGCGCGCCACGTCATCGCGGGCGTGAAGGACCGCCTCGGTCTCGCGGCGGAGACCGCGGAAGGAGTGGGTGCATGA
- a CDS encoding 2-oxoacid:ferredoxin oxidoreductase subunit beta, translated as MTYIAKPRVFHPSLEKNELGLTRRDYEGVMSTLCAGCGHDSVTAALIEAAWELAIPTHRAAKMSGIGCSSKTTAYFMSESHGFNSVHGRMPSVASGANAANRDLVYIGVSGDGDSLSIGLGQLCHAVRRNLNLLYIIENNGVYGLTKGQFSASADMGSKSKRGVPNEQPPIDPALLGLSIGATFVARGFSGDKDQLVPIIKAGIRHPGLALVDVISPCVTFNDHVGSTKSYAYTREHFREAVEAAFVAPKDFVPPADEITADIGSADVRDVRMHDGSVIRFRQVEGDYDATDRDAVYGYLRERQNAGEVPTGLLYVDPESRDLHDVLGTVDRPLWNLPFEELCPGADALDALMENYR; from the coding sequence ATGACGTACATCGCCAAGCCGCGGGTCTTCCACCCGAGTCTGGAGAAGAACGAGCTGGGGCTCACGCGCCGCGACTACGAGGGTGTGATGTCCACGCTGTGTGCGGGGTGCGGCCACGACTCCGTCACCGCCGCGCTGATCGAGGCGGCGTGGGAACTTGCGATCCCCACGCACCGGGCGGCCAAGATGAGCGGGATCGGCTGCTCGTCGAAGACGACCGCCTACTTCATGTCCGAATCGCACGGCTTCAACAGCGTGCACGGGCGGATGCCGTCGGTCGCGAGCGGGGCGAACGCCGCGAACCGCGACCTCGTCTACATCGGCGTTTCCGGGGACGGGGACTCGCTCTCGATCGGGCTCGGGCAACTGTGCCACGCGGTGCGGCGCAACCTCAATCTCCTCTACATCATCGAGAACAACGGGGTCTACGGCCTGACGAAGGGCCAGTTCTCGGCCTCGGCCGACATGGGCTCGAAGTCGAAGCGGGGCGTACCGAACGAACAGCCTCCCATCGACCCGGCCCTGCTCGGACTCTCGATCGGCGCGACCTTCGTGGCCCGCGGCTTCTCCGGGGACAAGGACCAGCTCGTCCCCATCATCAAGGCCGGGATCCGGCACCCGGGCCTGGCCCTGGTCGACGTCATCTCCCCGTGCGTGACCTTCAACGACCACGTGGGTTCGACGAAGAGCTACGCCTACACGCGCGAGCATTTCCGCGAGGCGGTCGAGGCCGCGTTCGTGGCTCCCAAGGACTTCGTCCCCCCCGCGGATGAGATCACGGCCGACATAGGGTCCGCCGATGTGCGCGACGTTCGCATGCACGACGGCAGCGTGATCCGCTTCCGCCAGGTGGAAGGCGACTACGATGCGACGGACAGGGACGCCGTGTACGGCTACCTGCGCGAGCGACAGAACGCGGGCGAGGTTCCCACCGGGCTCCTCTACGTGGACCCGGAGTCGCGGGATCTGCACGACGTGCTGGGGACGGTCGACCGACCGCTGTGGAACCTCCCCTTCGAGGAATTGTGCCCCGGAGCCGACGCGCTGGACGCCCTGATGGAGAACTACCGATAG
- a CDS encoding VOC family protein, producing the protein MLPSRDVAAAIGFYVGRLGFELAFADSTRDPGYAGVRRDGIELHLQWHDAEEWSRVERPMLRFVVPAVEDLFEEYRDQGVFHERTALRRTLSGTREFAFYDLDMNGLTFYRALAEGETPDAPEGEEGADRYAADR; encoded by the coding sequence GTGCTTCCGTCGCGGGATGTCGCCGCGGCGATCGGTTTCTACGTCGGGCGGCTCGGCTTTGAACTCGCTTTCGCCGATTCCACGCGCGATCCGGGGTACGCCGGCGTGAGGCGGGACGGGATCGAGTTGCACCTCCAGTGGCACGACGCGGAGGAGTGGTCCCGCGTCGAGCGGCCCATGCTTCGCTTCGTCGTGCCCGCGGTCGAGGATCTGTTCGAGGAATACCGGGATCAGGGGGTCTTCCACGAGCGCACGGCCCTGCGGCGGACGCTATCGGGTACGCGCGAGTTCGCTTTCTACGACCTCGACATGAACGGGCTCACCTTCTATCGCGCTCTCGCCGAGGGCGAGACACCGGACGCGCCCGAGGGCGAGGAAGGCGCCGACCGCTACGCCGCGGACCGCTAA